The stretch of DNA AATACACCAGAAGTTCTTGTGGCAGCAGAAATGCTTGATGACCTGATTGTCAAAGGGTATACATCCGATGGTTTTGTTGGCGGTGATTTCACAGCAGAACAGGTTGCCTTCTTTACAGATCGATCAGCCCACTTATTTGTGGGTACATGGCTGGTCGGCGAGATGGCAGATTCAATTCCGGAAGGGTTTGAAATGTCTGTTGCGTATTTCCCGACCGTGGATGGTTATGAGGATGTTTCACCTTATGAGTCTGCTTTTGGTTTTCTGAATGGTTGGACAATCTATGGAGCACAGGATGAACATACCTTAGATTGTACTGTTCGCTACGCTAAACTGCTGACCTCAGCCGAGGTTATGGAAGAAATTACATCAGGTGATTACCTTGACTTCCAGACGACGATCATTGGTGGACAAGGCCCCAGTGGTGTCCCCGGAATTGGAGATTTACTAGCAGTTCAAAAACTCTGGTTCCCGGCAACCGGGGGCATTGGAGCGGCTGCTCCTGAAGCGCGATCAGCTTATTGGGAGAATCTTGAAACCTTTGCATCCGGCTTGATGACTGCTGAAGAATTCGCCCAACGGATGGCAGAAGATTGGGTAGAAATTTTTAGCCGAATTGAAAAATAACAATTAGTTGAATTCAGGGCGGGAATAGTTTTCATATTCCCGCCCTAACTTTTTAGAAGGTCTCATTATGCTACAAAAAGAGCTTAGAAAATTAATTTGGATATTTCTTGTTCCACCATTGATTGTTTGGGGAATAATAAATATTTACCCGATGGTTTCCTCATTTTACTGGGCATTGACTTCGTATGATGGCATTAATCCAGCCTCAGCAGTCTTCACTGGAATAGAAAATTACCAACGGATGGTTTCTGATGTTCGCTGGTTGGATTCCATTAAGAATACATTTGCCATCGCAATTGGTATGATCGTCACCATACTGCCGCTATCGTTGGTCTTCGCTTTCCTGATTACGATGACAAAAAAGGGGCAGAATGTATTAAAGGCCTTGGTTTATTTGCCATCCATCCTTCCAGTTGTGATTGTTTCCTTATTATGGGTTTTTATTTTAGACCCGACAGTCGGGATTTTTGGTTTTACACTTGATGCACTTAATTTAAGAGAATTTTTAAGAGCGACGTTCCATTTACGGACACTGCACCTTGTGGGCAACCCGAGCACTGCACGCTATGTTATCATTCTGATCACTTTATGGTCTGCATTGGGTTTTTATACATTGATATTTTTGGCTGGTTTATCGAGAATTCCTCAAGATC from Brevefilum fermentans encodes:
- a CDS encoding carbohydrate ABC transporter permease; the encoded protein is MLQKELRKLIWIFLVPPLIVWGIINIYPMVSSFYWALTSYDGINPASAVFTGIENYQRMVSDVRWLDSIKNTFAIAIGMIVTILPLSLVFAFLITMTKKGQNVLKALVYLPSILPVVIVSLLWVFILDPTVGIFGFTLDALNLREFLRATFHLRTLHLVGNPSTARYVIILITLWSALGFYTLIFLAGLSRIPQDLYDAARIDGAEGLSLFRYVTFPLLYPTIQTVLLLLIINALQSFTFVYVVTGGFPGPTTQVMATYIYGKGFKDYQFGYATALGTVMMVIVLAFTLLSRRLTKREVIQY